A single genomic interval of Mycolicibacterium sp. MU0053 harbors:
- a CDS encoding MFS transporter has translation MVETSVQLDQPTEPATTGLSTRARLWTLTLACLGVALVMSSMVALNTALGDIAVETSATQTQLTWIVDSYTLVLACLLLPAGAIGDRYGRRGALIAGLVVFALASAVPLIWSGADLLILARAAAGAGSALVMPATLSLITTAFPAQERTKAVGIWAGVSGIGGLVGMLGSGILLHFWTWPSIFWAFAISATVLIPLTMTMPTSRDDDPKPLDWLGAVVIGAAVASFVFGILEAPRHGWEHPAVYGCLAAGVLLAVAFCIIELRRTHPLLDVRLFGDVNFATGAATVTVLFLALFGFFFVIMQHIQLVMGYSALETALAISPLGGPMLLLSATSFWYVPRLGLRTVVFVGLILTAAGYLGLRMLEIDSPYWDLAWPLVVLSCGIGMSVAPTTAAIMNSVPDDKQGVASAVNDTTREVGAALGIALAGSLLASQYTNAIAPHLASLPEPVRGVAARSLGESIAVAEQLGEQGARLIELSRAAFVEGLHASLLTLAAVIIVAAVLIGLWAPGRDGRQFAPIRRLTAGRIAQPGAPASPSSHADRDSEPTA, from the coding sequence GTGGTCGAGACTTCCGTTCAGCTTGATCAGCCTACCGAGCCCGCGACGACGGGGCTCTCGACTCGCGCAAGGCTGTGGACGCTGACCCTGGCCTGCCTCGGCGTGGCGCTCGTGATGTCGTCGATGGTCGCGCTCAACACCGCCCTGGGCGACATCGCCGTCGAAACCTCGGCCACCCAAACCCAGCTCACCTGGATCGTCGACAGTTACACCCTGGTGTTGGCGTGCCTGCTGCTCCCGGCCGGTGCGATCGGCGACCGGTACGGCCGCCGCGGCGCCCTGATCGCGGGCCTGGTGGTGTTCGCGCTGGCTTCGGCGGTGCCGCTGATCTGGTCCGGCGCCGATCTGCTGATCCTGGCCCGCGCGGCCGCCGGGGCCGGATCGGCGTTGGTGATGCCGGCCACGCTGTCGTTGATCACCACCGCGTTCCCCGCGCAGGAGCGCACCAAGGCCGTCGGCATCTGGGCCGGCGTCTCCGGCATCGGTGGCCTCGTCGGCATGCTCGGGTCCGGAATCCTGTTGCACTTCTGGACCTGGCCCTCGATCTTCTGGGCCTTCGCGATCTCGGCGACCGTGCTGATCCCGCTGACCATGACCATGCCGACCTCCCGCGACGACGACCCAAAACCGCTGGACTGGCTCGGCGCCGTCGTGATCGGCGCCGCGGTCGCGTCCTTCGTCTTCGGCATCCTCGAGGCACCCCGGCACGGGTGGGAACATCCCGCGGTCTACGGCTGCCTGGCGGCGGGCGTGCTGCTTGCGGTCGCGTTCTGCATCATCGAACTGCGTCGCACCCACCCACTGCTCGACGTCCGGTTGTTCGGCGACGTCAACTTCGCGACCGGGGCCGCCACCGTCACGGTGCTGTTCCTGGCGCTGTTCGGCTTCTTCTTCGTGATCATGCAGCACATCCAGCTGGTGATGGGCTACAGCGCACTCGAGACCGCGCTGGCCATCTCCCCGTTGGGCGGGCCCATGCTGCTGCTGTCGGCGACGTCGTTCTGGTATGTGCCGCGGTTGGGTCTGCGCACCGTGGTGTTCGTCGGCCTGATCCTGACCGCGGCGGGCTACCTCGGGCTACGGATGCTCGAAATCGACTCACCCTATTGGGATCTGGCGTGGCCCCTGGTAGTGCTCAGCTGCGGCATCGGGATGTCGGTCGCGCCCACCACGGCGGCGATCATGAACTCGGTTCCCGACGACAAACAAGGTGTCGCATCGGCGGTCAACGACACCACCCGCGAGGTCGGTGCCGCGCTCGGCATTGCGCTGGCCGGCTCACTGTTGGCCTCGCAATACACCAATGCCATTGCGCCACACCTGGCTTCGCTGCCCGAGCCGGTTCGGGGCGTGGCCGCGCGGTCGCTCGGCGAGTCGATCGCGGTTGCCGAACAACTCGGCGAGCAGGGCGCGCGCCTGATCGAGCTGAGCCGCGCGGCCTTCGTCGAGGGTCTGCACGCCTCGCTGCTGACGCTGGCCGCGGTGATCATCGTCGCCGCGGTGCTGATCGGCCTCTGGGCGCCGGGCCGCGACGGCCGCCAGTTCGCGCCCATTCGTCGACTCACTGCAGGACGAATTGCGCAGCCCGGTGCGCCAGCATCACCGTCGTCGCATGCGGACCGCGACTCGGAACCGACGGCATGA